From a region of the Oryza sativa Japonica Group chromosome 6, ASM3414082v1 genome:
- the LOC4341302 gene encoding solute carrier family 40 member 1 isoform X1: protein MASDGHLAAPLLDGGGGVDDAALLRRLYVGHFLARWGARMWEFSGASFVAAGVSVTALLVYGARLAAAGFPAFVALVVVTNVSGALAALSTLAGTILIEREWVVVIAGGQPAAVLTGINSVIRRIDLSCKLLAPVLSGFFISFVSMEASAAALAAWNLAAVWVQYWLFVSVYAGFPALSETSQISRRRADDDEAAAAAQPQKVERLWMTMLPCWESWAVYARQEVVLPGVALAFLYFTVLSFGTLMTATLDWEGIPAYVISLARGVSAAVGIAATWVYPAAHARVSTLRAGLWSIWAQWCCLLVCVASVWAGGAAPLASAWMLMGGVAASRLGLWMFDLAVMQLMQDGVPESDRCVVGGVQNSLQSMFDLLTYVMGIIVSDPRDFGELIVLSFFLVTCAAAMYTMHVYRVRKHLFHLDRILPKMNWIKAS from the exons ATGGCGAGTGATGGCCACCTCGCGGCGCCgctcctcgacggcggcggcggggtggacgACGCGGCGCTTCTCCGGCGGCTCTACGTGGGGCACTTCCTGGCGAGGTGGGGCGCGAGGATGTGGGAGTTCTCG gGCGCGTctttcgtcgccgccggcgtctccgtCACGGCGCTGCTCGTCTACGGcgcccggctcgccgccgcggggtTCCCGGCGTTCGtggcgctcgtcgtcgtcaccaacGTCTCcggcgcgctcgccgcgctctccaCCCTCGCTGGCACCATACTGATCGAGAGAGAATG GGTGGTGGTGATCGCCGGCGGGCAACCGGCGGCGGTGCTGACGGGGATCAACTCGGTGATCCGGCGGATCGACCTGAGCTGCAAGCTGCTGGCGCCGGTGCTGTCCGGGTTCTTCATCAGCTTCGTGTCCATGGaggcctccgcggcggcgctggcggcgtgGAACCTCGCCGCCGTGTGGGTCCAGTACTGGCTCTTCGTCTCCGTCTACGCCGGCTTCCCGGCGCTCAGCGAGACCAGCCAGATCTCAAGACGGCGCGCCGACGATgacgaggcagcggcggcggcgcagccgcagAAGGTGGAGCGGCTGTGGATGACGATGCTGCCGTGCTGGGAGTCGTGGGCGGTGTACGCGCGGCAGGAGGTGGTGCTCCCCGGCGTGGCGCTCGCGTTCCTCTACTTCACCGTGCTGAGCTTCGGGACGCTGATGACGGCGACGCTGGACTGGGAGGGGATCCCGGCATACGTGATCAGCCTCGCCCGCGGCGTCAGCGCCGCCGTCGGCATCGCCGCGACGTGGGTGTACCCGGCGGCGCACGCCCGCGTGTCCACGCTCCGCGCGGGCCTCTGGTCCATCTGGGCGCAGTGGTGCTGCCTCCTCGTCTGCGTCGCCTCCGTctgggccggcggcgccgcgccatTGGCGTCGGCGTGGATGCTGatgggcggcgtggcggcgtcgCGGCTGGGGCTGTGGATGTTCGACCTAGCCGTGATGCAGCTGATGCAGGACGGCGTCCCGGAGAGCGACCGgtgcgtcgtcggcggcgtgcAGAACTCGCTGCAGTCCATGTTCGACCTGCTCACCTACGTCATGGGCATCATCGTCTCCGACCCCAGG gaTTTCGGCGAGCTGATCGTGCTGTCCTTCTTTCTCGTGACCTGCGCGGCGGCAATGTACACGATGCATGTGTACCGGGTGAGGAAGCATCTGTTCCATCTCGACAGGATCCTGCCCAAGATGAACTG GATCAAAGCTTCTTGA
- the LOC4341302 gene encoding solute carrier family 40 member 1 yields the protein MASDGHLAAPLLDGGGGVDDAALLRRLYVGHFLARWGARMWEFSVGLYMIRIWPGSLLLTAVYGVVEASAVAALGPIVGAVVDRLAYLQVLRLWLLLQGASFVAAGVSVTALLVYGARLAAAGFPAFVALVVVTNVSGALAALSTLAGTILIEREWVVVIAGGQPAAVLTGINSVIRRIDLSCKLLAPVLSGFFISFVSMEASAAALAAWNLAAVWVQYWLFVSVYAGFPALSETSQISRRRADDDEAAAAAQPQKVERLWMTMLPCWESWAVYARQEVVLPGVALAFLYFTVLSFGTLMTATLDWEGIPAYVISLARGVSAAVGIAATWVYPAAHARVSTLRAGLWSIWAQWCCLLVCVASVWAGGAAPLASAWMLMGGVAASRLGLWMFDLAVMQLMQDGVPESDRCVVGGVQNSLQSMFDLLTYVMGIIVSDPRDFGELIVLSFFLVTCAAAMYTMHVYRVRKHLFHLDRILPKMNWIKAS from the exons ATGGCGAGTGATGGCCACCTCGCGGCGCCgctcctcgacggcggcggcggggtggacgACGCGGCGCTTCTCCGGCGGCTCTACGTGGGGCACTTCCTGGCGAGGTGGGGCGCGAGGATGTGGGAGTTCTCGGTGGGGCTCTACATGATCCGAATCTGGCCGGGCTCGCTGTTGCTCACGGCGGTGTACGGCGTCGTGGAGGCCTCCGCCGTGGCGGCGCTGGGCCCcatcgtcggcgccgtcgtcgacaGGCTCGCATACCTGCAGGTGCTCAGGCtgtggctgctgctgcaggGCGCGTctttcgtcgccgccggcgtctccgtCACGGCGCTGCTCGTCTACGGcgcccggctcgccgccgcggggtTCCCGGCGTTCGtggcgctcgtcgtcgtcaccaacGTCTCcggcgcgctcgccgcgctctccaCCCTCGCTGGCACCATACTGATCGAGAGAGAATG GGTGGTGGTGATCGCCGGCGGGCAACCGGCGGCGGTGCTGACGGGGATCAACTCGGTGATCCGGCGGATCGACCTGAGCTGCAAGCTGCTGGCGCCGGTGCTGTCCGGGTTCTTCATCAGCTTCGTGTCCATGGaggcctccgcggcggcgctggcggcgtgGAACCTCGCCGCCGTGTGGGTCCAGTACTGGCTCTTCGTCTCCGTCTACGCCGGCTTCCCGGCGCTCAGCGAGACCAGCCAGATCTCAAGACGGCGCGCCGACGATgacgaggcagcggcggcggcgcagccgcagAAGGTGGAGCGGCTGTGGATGACGATGCTGCCGTGCTGGGAGTCGTGGGCGGTGTACGCGCGGCAGGAGGTGGTGCTCCCCGGCGTGGCGCTCGCGTTCCTCTACTTCACCGTGCTGAGCTTCGGGACGCTGATGACGGCGACGCTGGACTGGGAGGGGATCCCGGCATACGTGATCAGCCTCGCCCGCGGCGTCAGCGCCGCCGTCGGCATCGCCGCGACGTGGGTGTACCCGGCGGCGCACGCCCGCGTGTCCACGCTCCGCGCGGGCCTCTGGTCCATCTGGGCGCAGTGGTGCTGCCTCCTCGTCTGCGTCGCCTCCGTctgggccggcggcgccgcgccatTGGCGTCGGCGTGGATGCTGatgggcggcgtggcggcgtcgCGGCTGGGGCTGTGGATGTTCGACCTAGCCGTGATGCAGCTGATGCAGGACGGCGTCCCGGAGAGCGACCGgtgcgtcgtcggcggcgtgcAGAACTCGCTGCAGTCCATGTTCGACCTGCTCACCTACGTCATGGGCATCATCGTCTCCGACCCCAGG gaTTTCGGCGAGCTGATCGTGCTGTCCTTCTTTCTCGTGACCTGCGCGGCGGCAATGTACACGATGCATGTGTACCGGGTGAGGAAGCATCTGTTCCATCTCGACAGGATCCTGCCCAAGATGAACTG GATCAAAGCTTCTTGA